A window of Pseudostreptobacillus hongkongensis genomic DNA:
AAGTACATTTCTTAAAAATTGTGTTGGAGTTGCAAGCAGTATAATATCAACTTCTCCATTTTTAACAAGTCCAGTATAATCATCAATAATTTCTATAGATTCACTTAATTTAAAACCTTTTAAGAAATTTTCGTTTTCACGATTTATTTTCATTTGATTTCTATATTCCTCATTAAATTCCCATAAATAACACTTATACCCTTTCTGGTCTAATAAATATGTTAAAGCGGTCCCCCAACTTCCACCACCTATAGTAAGTATTCTCATGAATTACCTCCTATTTTATTTTTTTTGTTTTATCAAAATATTTATCTTCTTTACCATTTACTAAATTAATAATATTAGATTTATGTTTATATACTACTAATAATCCTATGATAAGAGAAAAAATAGTATATATAGTATTATTATACAATATAAAAGTAAAAATTGGAAGAAGTAAAGCTACTGTTATAGATGCAACTGATACATATTGTGTTAAAAATACTGTTATAAGGAATATAACTAATAATACAAGTATAACTTTTGGTACAAGTACTGTAAATACACCAAGTGAAGTAGCTACTGCCTTTCCACCTTTAAATTTTAAATATATACTATAGCTATGACCAAGTATAGGTGCTAAAGAAACTAAAACTAGATATATATCATCTAAATTAATTAATTTAGCTATATATACAAATACAGCTCCTTTTAATACATCTAACAATAATACTAAAACTCCTAATTTCCACCCTAAAACTCTTGAAGCATTTGTTGCTCCAACATTTCCACTTCCATAGTTTCTAACATCCAATTCTTTAAATACTTTCCCTATCCATAAAGCATTAGGTATAGAACCTACTAAATATGCTACAATAAATAGAATTATAAATTTTACAATCATCTTATTCCCTTTCTAAAAGTACCAATGTTTCTATATGATGTGTTTGTGGAAACATATCATATCCTTTAATATATTTAACACTATACCCTTCTTTAATCATAATATCAATATCTCTTGCTAAAGTTGATGGATTACAAGAAATATATACAAGTCTTTTTATGTTTTTTTCACTTACATTTAACAATACTTGTTTTTCAATCCCTTTACGAGGTGGATCAAATAAAATATAGTCAATAGTTTTTTTATTTAAAATTTCTCCAATTTTATCTTCAACTTTACCACATAAAAATTCTACATTTTCTATTTTATTTTCATTCCTTGTTTGTTTTGCAGCTTTAACAGATGATGAAGTCATTTCTATACCTATAACATCCTTAGCCTTTTTAGACATTATCATAGCTATAGTTCCTGTACCACTAAAAGCATCAATTAATGTTTTATCTTTATAATCACCTAATAAGTTTAAAGCATCATTATATAGTTTAACTGTTTGCTGTTTATTAATTTGAAAAAAAGAATCAGGATATATTCTAAAATTTATACCCATTAAATTTTCAGTAATATAGTCCTCACCACATATTTTTATGTTTTTTTCACCAAAAATAACGTTATCAACCTTATCTTTAATTGATATATAAATTGATTTTAAGTTTTCATTTTCATCATAAAGTTCTTTTAAAACTTTTTCTAAATTTTTAATATTAGAAGTTCTTGTAACAACTATTACTAACATAACTTCATTATTTTCATTATTTCTAACTACGCAATTTTTTAAAAACCCTGAATTAGATATTTCATTATATACCTTAAATTCTCTTTTAGTTCCTTTAAATTTATTAAGCTTTTCTAATAATTTACTAATTATATCAGTTGCAACCTTAGATCTTAAATTTATTACATCAGTTGTAAATATTTCATGAGATTTTTTCTTATAAAATCCTGTTTTTATTTCACCATTTATCTTAACAAAAGGTTCTGCAACTTTATTCCTATAATTTAACTCTATAGGAGCTGATTCAAAATCAATATTTTCTATATTAATTTTTGCTATTTTACTCATTACTTCTTTTAATATTTCTTTTTTATACTTTATTTGAGCTGGATATTTTATCATAGCAAAATCACAACCTGAATAATCTTCAAAACTAATTAAATCTTTTGAAACTCTATCTTTTGAAGCTTCTAGAACTTCTTTTATTAAAGCTCTACCATAAGTTTTTTTCTCTGATATTAATTCAACCCTAAGTAAATCTCCTGGTACTGCCATAGGTACAAATATTACTTTATCATTATAATATCCTAACCCTTCACCACCAAATATAGTTTTTTCTATTTTTATATCAAAAATTTCATTTTTTTTCATTTCAAAAACTCCAAAGCATTTTTAAACTGCATCATTAGACCATATTTTATTGCTCTTTCATCAACCTTAAATTTAGGATGATGTAAATCATAAATAGCATTTATTTCTTCATTTTTTATACCTAATCTATAATATGAACCTGGTATTTCTTCTAAAAAATACCCTACATCTTCTGCATCCATTCTTGAATGAGTTATTACTTCAAGTCCTTCTTTACCAAATAAATCTAAAATATTATTTTCTAAAAACTTAGTCTTATCATCATTATTTATAACTGGAATATAGCTTTCCTTTATATCCACATCTATGCTAGCTCCTAAACTTTCTACAAATAATGGTAATTTTTCTTTAATTTCATTTATTATATATGATCTTAAATTTTTATCTAATGTTCTTATAGTTCCAGAAAGAATAGCTTTATCAGCAACTATATTAACAGCACTACCAGCATTAAACGTTCCTACTGTTATTAATGCACATTCTCTAGCATCTACCCTACGGCTAATAATAGTTTGTAAATACTCAACTACCTTAGCTCCTATAACTATTGCATCAATACCAAGATATGCTAATGCTGCATGGCTTGATTTACCCTTAATAGTTAAAGTAAATGTAGCAGAACTTGCATGTAATTTACCATATTTAATACCTATTTTCCCACATTCTATCTCAGGAGCTACATGAAATCCAAATAAAGCATCTGCCTTAAAATCGTCATTTACACCATCTTCAAGCATTCTTTTTGCTCCACCTACCGTTTCTTCTGCAGGTTGAAAGAAAAATTTAACATTTCCTTTCCATTTATCTTTATTATTAACTAATAGTTTAACAAGTCCCATTTGTACACTAGTATGTACATCATGACCACAAGCATGCATTACTCCAGTATTTTTAGATGAAAAATCAACTCCACTTTCTTCAATTATAGGTAAGGCATCCATATCAGCACGAAATGCCAAATTTTTACCTTCACCATTTTTTATATATGCATATATACCTGTATCTGCAACTTTTTTATAACTCACACCTAAATCATTAAGGTAATTTTCTATATATTTAGATGTATTGTATTCTTTTTCACTAAGTTCTGGATTTTCATGTAAATATCTTCTATAATTAACTACTTCATCATATATTTTTTCAACTTCTTCAGTAATAAATTGATTTTCCATACCCACTCCAATCTTTTTGTATATTTTAACATAAATCAAGTTAAAAATCAAAAAAGACGACATAAATCGTCTTTAATTATTATAATATATATTCTACTATTTTACATACTTAACATCTTTGTTATAAATATATCCAGACTCTTTAGATTCTCTTTGTATATTTATTATGTTAGTTTTTAAAAGTAATTCTGATTTCATTGTATCTATTTCTCTTGAAATTTTTTCTATTTCTTTATTATTTGAATAGTTATCACGTGCTACAGACATAAGACTAAATTCACTTAGCATAGCAGCAAATGCAAATACTGCAAAAAATGATAAACCTAAACTTACAACTGAAGCTGCATATTTATCTATGTATCTTAAACTTACTACCATTCTATATATTACTCTTAAATTTCTTCTTATTACTCTTTCCATAATTACTATTCTCCCTTAATAAATATTCTTAATTTTGCTGAATGAGCTCTATTATTTTCTTTTAACTCATCTTCTGTAGAAATTATAGGTTTTCTTGTAAGAACTTTTCCTAAACTTTTCTTCCCACATACACATACAGGAATATCTCTTGGACACTCACAAGGATTTTCAAAATTTCTAAATTTTTCCTTAACCATTCTATCTTCTAATGAATGAAATGTTATTATAAGCAATCTTCCATTAGGATTTAAAAGCTCTATTGCCTTATCTATAGCTTTATCTAAAACTTCCAATTCTCTGTTAACATAAATTCTTAATGCTTGGAATGTTCTTTTAGCCGGATGCTTTTTCATACTTTTACCTATTGCTTTAATAACTATATCTGCAAGTTCTATTGTTGTATCTATAGATTTATTTTTTCTATATTCAACTATATATCTTGCAATTTTTCTTGATTTAGGCTCTTCACCATATCTATACAGTATATCTGCTATTTCTTTTTCAGAAAACTTATTTACAACATCATGTGCTGTCAATTCTTTAGTAGTATCCATTCTCATATCAAGTCTTGCTTCTTTTCTATAAGAAAAACCTCTACTATCATCATCAAATTGTTTAGAAGAAACTCCAATATCCATCAATATTCTATCAACTTTATCATATCCAGCAAGGTAACTTACTACATCTAAATTTTCAAAATTATTTTTAAATATCATAAATTTACCTTTGTATTTCTCAAGTCTCTTTGATGCATATTCTATGGCATTATCATCTTGATCTATAGCTATTAATTTTGAATTTGTAGTTGATCTTTCAAGTATTCCATAACTATGACCTCCACCACCTAAAGTACAGTCCATATATATCAAATCTTTATCTTCTATAATATTTTCTAATACTTCCTCATATAGGACAGGTAAATGATAATCCATAAATTCTCCTTTCTTTAGAAGTCTATACCATATTCTCCTGCAATATCCATTGTTTCTGCAAAGTCCACATTATTAACTTCATTATATTTTTCAACAGACCAT
This region includes:
- a CDS encoding M20 metallopeptidase family protein, with translation MENQFITEEVEKIYDEVVNYRRYLHENPELSEKEYNTSKYIENYLNDLGVSYKKVADTGIYAYIKNGEGKNLAFRADMDALPIIEESGVDFSSKNTGVMHACGHDVHTSVQMGLVKLLVNNKDKWKGNVKFFFQPAEETVGGAKRMLEDGVNDDFKADALFGFHVAPEIECGKIGIKYGKLHASSATFTLTIKGKSSHAALAYLGIDAIVIGAKVVEYLQTIISRRVDARECALITVGTFNAGSAVNIVADKAILSGTIRTLDKNLRSYIINEIKEKLPLFVESLGASIDVDIKESYIPVINNDDKTKFLENNILDLFGKEGLEVITHSRMDAEDVGYFLEEIPGSYYRLGIKNEEINAIYDLHHPKFKVDERAIKYGLMMQFKNALEFLK
- the plsY gene encoding glycerol-3-phosphate 1-O-acyltransferase PlsY, with protein sequence MIVKFIILFIVAYLVGSIPNALWIGKVFKELDVRNYGSGNVGATNASRVLGWKLGVLVLLLDVLKGAVFVYIAKLINLDDIYLVLVSLAPILGHSYSIYLKFKGGKAVATSLGVFTVLVPKVILVLLVIFLITVFLTQYVSVASITVALLLPIFTFILYNNTIYTIFSLIIGLLVVYKHKSNIINLVNGKEDKYFDKTKKIK
- the rlmD gene encoding 23S rRNA (uracil(1939)-C(5))-methyltransferase RlmD is translated as MKKNEIFDIKIEKTIFGGEGLGYYNDKVIFVPMAVPGDLLRVELISEKKTYGRALIKEVLEASKDRVSKDLISFEDYSGCDFAMIKYPAQIKYKKEILKEVMSKIAKINIENIDFESAPIELNYRNKVAEPFVKINGEIKTGFYKKKSHEIFTTDVINLRSKVATDIISKLLEKLNKFKGTKREFKVYNEISNSGFLKNCVVRNNENNEVMLVIVVTRTSNIKNLEKVLKELYDENENLKSIYISIKDKVDNVIFGEKNIKICGEDYITENLMGINFRIYPDSFFQINKQQTVKLYNDALNLLGDYKDKTLIDAFSGTGTIAMIMSKKAKDVIGIEMTSSSVKAAKQTRNENKIENVEFLCGKVEDKIGEILNKKTIDYILFDPPRKGIEKQVLLNVSEKNIKRLVYISCNPSTLARDIDIMIKEGYSVKYIKGYDMFPQTHHIETLVLLERE
- the rsmH gene encoding 16S rRNA (cytosine(1402)-N(4))-methyltransferase RsmH, coding for MDYHLPVLYEEVLENIIEDKDLIYMDCTLGGGGHSYGILERSTTNSKLIAIDQDDNAIEYASKRLEKYKGKFMIFKNNFENLDVVSYLAGYDKVDRILMDIGVSSKQFDDDSRGFSYRKEARLDMRMDTTKELTAHDVVNKFSEKEIADILYRYGEEPKSRKIARYIVEYRKNKSIDTTIELADIVIKAIGKSMKKHPAKRTFQALRIYVNRELEVLDKAIDKAIELLNPNGRLLIITFHSLEDRMVKEKFRNFENPCECPRDIPVCVCGKKSLGKVLTRKPIISTEDELKENNRAHSAKLRIFIKGE